A genomic window from Methanobacterium sp. BRmetb2 includes:
- the serS gene encoding serine--tRNA ligase codes for MKFKLKGKITFSKDAQEAEKDIEKFIDYANHDLFQKGVPEEQKEDASYIKNWNLEDNTLHITIESGRRGRAHDALLRMKKPLLQIMGPKYHVGVRKIHVSEYEIQIPTTRKIDLSDMPYVAEFETIDDVIIIKFQDLEEGDLRRHVVDRVIKQVLAETEKDTVTTEGPSDILTKQVTKIEPGTIVSKSQKQKFFFEGDATEEAAKLGWVKKFPGKGQWFYGPKLIALQRTIEEIFLEELVYKMDFVECMWPKLIPIPVMNKMRYLEGLPEGMYYCSAPRRDPEIFEKFKQEVVIKKDVPIDLLKEGLKDPSYVLAPAQCEPFYEFFSHEVVDESELPIKFFDRSGWTYRWEAGGAKGLDRVHEFQRVELVWLGKPDDVEKIRDTTVNISQKIADDMELEWYTEVGDDPFYLEGRKVEERGIQFPDIPKYEMRLVAPNQSKGVAVVSANVHGTHFTEGFSIKEAHKHVLWTGCLGIGISRWIFGFLAQKGFNPENWPKDVKERVNDVKVPKILTWP; via the coding sequence ATGAAATTTAAACTTAAAGGGAAAATCACGTTCAGTAAAGATGCACAAGAAGCTGAAAAAGATATTGAAAAGTTTATAGATTATGCTAACCATGACCTCTTTCAAAAAGGGGTTCCTGAAGAACAAAAAGAGGATGCCTCCTACATAAAAAACTGGAATTTAGAGGACAATACACTACATATAACCATTGAATCTGGAAGACGTGGAAGGGCTCATGATGCACTTTTACGGATGAAAAAACCGTTACTACAAATTATGGGACCTAAATATCATGTGGGGGTAAGAAAGATTCATGTAAGTGAATATGAAATCCAGATACCTACCACTAGAAAAATCGATCTAAGCGACATGCCATATGTAGCTGAATTTGAAACTATAGATGACGTGATCATTATCAAGTTCCAGGACTTGGAGGAAGGAGACCTTAGAAGACACGTGGTTGACCGGGTAATAAAACAGGTGCTGGCTGAAACTGAAAAAGATACGGTTACAACCGAAGGTCCCAGTGATATCTTAACTAAACAGGTTACCAAAATAGAACCCGGCACAATAGTATCCAAAAGCCAAAAACAAAAGTTCTTTTTTGAAGGCGACGCCACAGAAGAGGCTGCAAAACTGGGATGGGTCAAGAAGTTTCCAGGAAAAGGACAATGGTTCTACGGACCAAAGCTTATTGCCTTACAACGAACCATAGAAGAGATATTTCTGGAGGAATTAGTCTACAAAATGGACTTTGTAGAGTGCATGTGGCCTAAACTGATACCAATTCCAGTGATGAACAAAATGCGTTACCTTGAAGGACTCCCAGAGGGAATGTACTATTGTTCTGCTCCCCGTAGAGACCCTGAAATTTTTGAAAAGTTCAAACAAGAAGTTGTAATTAAAAAAGACGTTCCAATTGACCTCTTAAAAGAAGGGCTTAAAGATCCTTCCTATGTCCTAGCACCAGCCCAGTGTGAACCATTCTACGAATTCTTCTCTCACGAAGTAGTTGATGAATCAGAATTACCCATAAAGTTTTTTGACCGTAGTGGCTGGACATACCGATGGGAAGCTGGAGGAGCCAAAGGACTGGATCGGGTTCATGAATTCCAACGAGTGGAACTGGTATGGCTTGGAAAACCAGATGATGTGGAGAAAATAAGAGACACCACTGTGAATATATCCCAAAAAATCGCCGATGATATGGAACTGGAGTGGTATACAGAAGTGGGCGATGATCCATTCTACCTGGAAGGCCGAAAAGTGGAAGAACGAGGAATCCAATTCCCAGATATTCCTAAATATGAAATGAGACTTGTTGCGCCTAATCAAAGTAAAGGAGTTGCTGTGGTATCCGCTAATGTACATGGAACTCATTTTACTGAAGGATTTTCCATCAAAGAAGCCCATAAACATGTTCTGTGGACTGGTTGTTTGGGTATCGGTATTTCCCGGTGGATATTTGGATTTTTAGCTCAGAAAGGTTTTAATCCAGAAAACTGGCCAAAAGATGTAAAAGAAAGAGTTAACGATGTTAAAGTGCCAAAGATCTTAACCTGGCCTTAA
- a CDS encoding peptidylprolyl isomerase — translation MAVKEGDFIRLEYTAKTKETGDVFDTTIESVAEEAGILVENKNYGPIPIVVAGGHVLKGLDEALVGMDEGEEKIVELTPEEAFGKRDSKLIQLVPMREFKKQNIKPYVGMTITSEGHNGIIRSISGGRVNVDFNHELAGKNLVYDVKVEKIIDDDMDKIKSMIELHYPAGNLDLDKTQIELEDGKVVIQMDEMARFDQKPYMDITFARFRIARDVWENIEGIEKVEFTDVFEKKAEEAAAAEELAEEVKGAEEVAEEVAEEVAEEVKGAEEVAEEIAEEAKEESTVAEEVEEKIEEEKKE, via the coding sequence ATGGCAGTGAAAGAAGGAGATTTTATAAGATTAGAATATACAGCAAAAACAAAGGAAACAGGTGATGTTTTTGACACCACAATTGAAAGTGTGGCAGAAGAGGCAGGAATACTTGTTGAAAATAAAAATTACGGACCAATACCAATAGTAGTGGCAGGTGGCCATGTATTAAAAGGTCTTGATGAAGCTTTAGTGGGCATGGATGAAGGCGAAGAAAAAATCGTGGAGCTAACTCCAGAAGAAGCATTTGGTAAAAGAGACTCTAAACTCATACAACTGGTCCCTATGCGAGAATTTAAAAAACAGAACATAAAACCATACGTGGGAATGACCATAACTTCAGAAGGACATAATGGTATCATTAGAAGTATAAGCGGCGGAAGAGTTAACGTTGATTTCAACCATGAATTAGCAGGTAAAAATCTGGTTTACGATGTTAAGGTTGAAAAGATAATTGATGATGACATGGACAAGATCAAAAGCATGATAGAATTACACTATCCTGCCGGTAATTTAGACCTGGATAAAACCCAGATAGAACTAGAAGATGGTAAAGTCGTAATACAAATGGATGAAATGGCCCGCTTTGATCAAAAACCTTACATGGACATAACTTTTGCCAGATTCCGCATTGCACGTGATGTTTGGGAAAACATTGAAGGTATTGAAAAAGTGGAATTTACCGATGTCTTTGAGAAAAAGGCAGAAGAAGCTGCAGCAGCTGAAGAACTAGCTGAAGAAGTTAAAGGTGCGGAAGAAGTAGCCGAAGAAGTAGCTGAAGAAGTAGCTGAAGAAGTTAAAGGTGCGGAAGAAGTAGCCGAAGAGATTGCAGAAGAAGCTAAAGAAGAATCTACAGTTGCTGAAGAAGTAGAAGAAAAAATTGAAGAAGAAAAAAAGGAATAA
- a CDS encoding dihydroorotase: MMDLCIVNCKIPPMKSECCITVNNGKIISIKKLPTKSDDIIDLKGKTVLPGLIDVHVHLRDPGLTEKEDFRTGTMAAAHGGFTTVFDMPNTLPPTNTVDAFCQKMEIAQKKSLVDYGLHAGVGDLDEIKEIAKLKPVSFKIFMDLIDNKFLIESFQQISKLKYNPIISLHAEDGNIVQYCTSQIMKKIDLKPELYAKARPPLAEIISLSNAIEMAKYIGNKIHICHLSTIESLKLVKKAKKEGCDITAEITPHHLFLNSDYLRLKGNFAKTNPPLRSNKYKIGISQLEELDMIGTDHAPHRIVEKNQDVWNAPPGVPNLETALPLLLTEFNRGNISLELIKRLLCENPSKRFNLKSKGFIKKGLDADFVVVDLKKEGIINPEYFKSKAKYSPFEGFEIQGMPVMTLVRGKVVMKEGDIFENKGKFVYD, translated from the coding sequence ATGATGGACCTGTGCATTGTAAACTGCAAAATACCTCCCATGAAATCAGAATGCTGTATAACTGTGAATAATGGAAAAATAATATCCATTAAAAAACTTCCAACAAAAAGTGATGATATAATTGATTTGAAGGGTAAAACAGTTTTGCCAGGATTGATAGATGTTCACGTCCATCTAAGAGATCCTGGGTTAACTGAAAAGGAAGATTTTAGAACCGGAACCATGGCAGCGGCGCATGGAGGATTTACCACAGTTTTTGACATGCCCAACACCCTCCCCCCTACAAATACTGTTGATGCATTTTGTCAGAAAATGGAGATAGCTCAAAAGAAAAGTTTAGTAGATTATGGTTTGCATGCCGGTGTTGGAGATCTGGATGAAATAAAAGAAATTGCCAAACTGAAACCAGTGTCTTTTAAAATTTTTATGGACCTAATAGACAACAAATTCTTAATAGAATCTTTCCAGCAAATATCAAAGTTAAAATATAACCCTATAATTTCTTTGCATGCGGAAGATGGTAACATTGTCCAGTACTGCACCTCTCAAATCATGAAGAAAATTGATTTAAAACCTGAATTATATGCAAAAGCCCGGCCCCCATTGGCTGAAATAATATCTTTATCCAATGCCATTGAAATGGCCAAATACATAGGAAATAAAATTCATATTTGTCATTTGAGTACAATAGAATCCTTAAAATTAGTTAAAAAAGCTAAAAAAGAGGGTTGTGATATAACTGCTGAGATAACACCTCATCACTTATTTTTAAACTCGGATTATCTCAGATTGAAAGGTAATTTTGCTAAAACTAATCCTCCTCTTCGTTCAAATAAATATAAAATTGGAATAAGCCAACTAGAGGAACTAGATATGATTGGAACAGATCACGCACCCCATAGAATTGTTGAAAAAAATCAGGACGTTTGGAATGCTCCACCAGGTGTTCCTAATCTGGAAACTGCACTTCCACTTCTTTTAACTGAATTTAATAGGGGAAATATTAGTCTAGAACTTATTAAGAGATTGTTGTGTGAAAATCCATCAAAAAGATTTAACTTAAAAAGTAAAGGTTTCATAAAAAAAGGGTTAGATGCAGACTTTGTAGTTGTGGATTTGAAAAAAGAGGGAATTATAAATCCAGAATATTTTAAATCTAAGGCAAAATATTCTCCTTTTGAAGGATTTGAAATTCAAGGAATGCCCGTCATGACACTGGTCAGAGGTAAAGTGGTAATGAAAGAAGGAGATATTTTTGAAAATAAGGGAAAATTTGTTTATGATTAA
- a CDS encoding ferredoxin, protein MIVVNKEDCIRCGACQGTCPTAAIEVSPEDVIYCDICGGEPKCVEVCPQDALKLEDMVLDEEGNVQGRIVFNPAKCDECGECVEVCPPQTLKLGGGKAEKVPLQGYCVMCQKCVDICPVEVIGVEGVKEPKTVELEIEGPIYIADCVGCGMCVDECPVNAITLPEIGGTIEIDEDTCIKCGICSQTCPWNAVFISGKKPVKRGKEIIKFDLDADTCIGCNTCVEACPGDFIGVNPSNLTVELPEICTACGLCENICPVDAIDLEVELEPATPASDEGLVYDEEKCDFIGACAQICPNDAIRVVTKTGMQVPGEEKVDSEPSFAMCTRCGACTVACPNDALTLVDMDKVIDGKVEKRKRIQYNPAKCTECGDCVEVCPYNMLKLTDDKVPLKGFCILCDQCIPACPKGALFLK, encoded by the coding sequence ATGATAGTAGTCAACAAAGAAGACTGCATCCGATGTGGAGCATGTCAAGGCACATGTCCCACCGCAGCAATCGAAGTATCACCAGAAGATGTGATATACTGTGATATCTGTGGAGGGGAGCCAAAATGTGTAGAAGTATGTCCACAAGATGCCTTGAAACTTGAAGATATGGTCTTAGATGAGGAAGGAAATGTTCAAGGTCGTATAGTCTTCAACCCTGCAAAATGTGATGAATGTGGAGAATGTGTAGAAGTTTGCCCACCACAAACCTTGAAATTAGGTGGTGGAAAGGCTGAAAAAGTTCCACTTCAAGGATACTGTGTAATGTGTCAAAAATGTGTTGACATCTGCCCAGTTGAAGTTATAGGGGTTGAAGGAGTTAAAGAACCTAAAACAGTTGAACTGGAAATTGAAGGCCCTATTTACATCGCAGATTGCGTTGGATGTGGGATGTGTGTAGATGAATGTCCAGTTAATGCCATAACTCTCCCAGAGATAGGTGGCACCATAGAAATTGATGAAGATACATGTATCAAGTGTGGAATCTGTTCTCAGACCTGCCCATGGAATGCAGTATTCATATCTGGTAAAAAGCCAGTAAAACGTGGAAAAGAAATCATCAAATTCGATTTGGACGCAGATACTTGTATAGGATGTAACACGTGTGTGGAAGCATGTCCTGGTGACTTCATAGGAGTTAATCCATCTAATTTAACTGTAGAATTACCAGAAATATGTACTGCATGTGGTTTATGCGAAAATATCTGTCCAGTAGATGCTATAGACTTAGAAGTCGAACTCGAACCAGCAACGCCTGCCAGTGATGAAGGTTTAGTATACGATGAAGAAAAATGTGATTTTATTGGAGCATGTGCACAAATATGTCCCAACGATGCCATAAGAGTCGTAACTAAAACTGGAATGCAAGTTCCTGGCGAGGAAAAGGTGGATTCAGAACCATCATTTGCCATGTGTACAAGATGTGGTGCCTGTACTGTAGCTTGCCCAAATGACGCCTTAACCCTAGTGGATATGGACAAAGTCATTGATGGAAAAGTTGAAAAACGTAAAAGAATACAGTACAATCCTGCAAAATGTACAGAATGTGGAGACTGTGTGGAAGTCTGTCCTTACAACATGCTGAAACTCACAGATGATAAAGTACCCCTCAAAGGGTTCTGTATACTTTGTGACCAATGTATACCTGCATGTCCAAAAGGAGCACTATTCCTCAAGTAA
- a CDS encoding Ni/Fe hydrogenase subunit alpha: MVKLKMEPVTRIEGHAKITVDLDDAGNVKDTKLHVMEFRGFEKFLQGRNIEEVPRMVPRICGICDVQHHLAAAKAVDMCFGFEAEDILPTAYKMRELMNWGSTMHSHALHFYFLAAPDFIAGKDRKTRNVFQIIKDAPDVALQAIELRKNALDLIKATGGRPIHPTSSTPGGISTSLDDETQKDLLKKAQRNVELSQATLELAKPIFEENIDLVKTLGYIETYHTGLVKNGVWDMYDGDVRMKDKEGNIYAEFHCSNYLDYIAEHVKPYSWLKFPYIKDLGYPDGIYRVCPLSRLNVADKMPDAAPLAQAEFEDFKKTFGYAHEPLLYHWARLIELLAASECAADALEGDLSGQKFPEALEKTAGEGVGIVEASRGTLTHHYACDENGLVTKANIVVATIQNNPAMEMGIQKVAKDYIKPGVEVDDSIFNLMEMVIRAYDPCLSCATHQLDSQMRLSTLEVFDSDGHLVKKI, encoded by the coding sequence ATGGTTAAATTAAAAATGGAACCTGTGACCAGAATTGAAGGTCACGCAAAAATTACAGTGGACTTGGACGATGCAGGAAACGTCAAGGACACTAAACTACACGTAATGGAGTTCCGTGGATTTGAAAAATTTCTGCAAGGAAGAAACATAGAAGAAGTACCACGTATGGTACCACGTATATGTGGTATATGTGATGTACAGCACCACCTTGCAGCTGCAAAGGCAGTGGATATGTGTTTTGGATTCGAAGCTGAAGATATACTCCCAACTGCTTACAAAATGAGGGAACTTATGAACTGGGGTTCCACCATGCACTCCCACGCTTTGCATTTCTACTTCCTGGCAGCTCCTGACTTTATTGCAGGAAAAGATAGAAAAACCAGAAATGTATTCCAAATCATAAAAGACGCACCAGATGTAGCTCTTCAAGCAATTGAGTTAAGAAAAAATGCATTAGATCTTATTAAAGCTACTGGTGGAAGACCTATTCACCCAACTTCATCTACTCCTGGTGGAATATCCACTAGTCTAGATGATGAAACTCAAAAAGATCTTCTTAAAAAAGCGCAAAGAAATGTAGAATTGTCTCAAGCTACATTAGAACTAGCTAAACCAATATTTGAAGAAAATATTGATTTGGTAAAAACTCTTGGTTATATAGAAACTTATCACACTGGTCTGGTTAAAAATGGTGTTTGGGATATGTACGATGGAGACGTACGTATGAAAGATAAGGAAGGTAATATATATGCAGAATTCCATTGCAGTAATTACCTTGACTACATTGCAGAACATGTGAAACCATACTCCTGGCTAAAATTCCCATACATTAAAGATTTAGGATATCCTGATGGTATTTACAGAGTATGTCCATTGTCCCGGCTAAATGTAGCTGATAAAATGCCTGATGCCGCCCCATTAGCTCAAGCAGAATTTGAAGATTTCAAGAAAACCTTTGGATATGCTCATGAACCATTACTATACCACTGGGCAAGACTTATAGAGTTATTAGCTGCATCAGAATGTGCTGCTGATGCTCTTGAAGGAGATTTATCTGGACAAAAATTCCCAGAAGCTCTAGAAAAAACAGCTGGAGAAGGTGTAGGTATTGTTGAAGCTTCTCGTGGAACTTTAACTCACCATTATGCTTGTGATGAGAATGGTTTAGTTACCAAAGCAAACATTGTAGTAGCCACAATTCAAAACAACCCAGCTATGGAAATGGGTATACAAAAAGTAGCTAAAGATTACATAAAACCAGGTGTTGAAGTAGACGACAGTATTTTCAACTTGATGGAAATGGTAATAAGAGCATACGACCCATGTCTATCCTGTGCAACCCACCAATTAGACAGTCAAATGAGACTATCAACCCTTGAAGTATTTGATAGTGACGGACATCTCGTCAAAAAGATTTAA
- a CDS encoding F420-nonreducing hydrogenase, which produces MAEKAKIGTNWLCVCSGCHLSIADLHEALIDVMELADFEFCPVLMDVKYDEIPELDVAVITGGIRNDENRELAEKIREKAKFVVSFGTCAVYGGIPGMGNLHTPEELIEEAYQNSESTINPDNVIPSEEIPHLESRVRPLAEVIDVDIALPGCPPRSDVVAEVVMALLKGEPVEVPTTNLCEVCPREKPPEGLAMDKILRQFELGEPEPELCLIPQGLVCNGPATISICGAECPSIGIRCQGCYGPTFNVVDQGAKMISAIGSDFGVERDKTVDPEEVAEQLDDIVGTFYTYTLPAALVPAKIRKEGK; this is translated from the coding sequence ATGGCAGAAAAAGCAAAAATAGGAACAAACTGGCTTTGTGTATGTTCAGGATGCCACTTATCCATTGCTGATCTTCATGAAGCATTAATAGATGTTATGGAATTAGCAGATTTTGAATTTTGTCCAGTTTTAATGGATGTTAAGTATGATGAAATTCCAGAACTAGACGTTGCCGTAATTACTGGCGGTATTAGAAATGATGAAAACAGGGAATTAGCTGAAAAGATCAGAGAAAAAGCAAAATTTGTTGTTTCATTTGGTACTTGTGCAGTATACGGTGGAATACCTGGAATGGGTAACTTACACACTCCAGAAGAACTCATAGAAGAGGCATACCAAAATTCAGAAAGTACAATTAACCCGGATAATGTTATCCCATCTGAGGAAATACCACATCTAGAAAGCAGGGTTAGACCATTGGCTGAAGTTATAGACGTTGACATAGCCTTACCTGGATGTCCACCCCGGTCTGATGTAGTAGCTGAAGTAGTAATGGCTTTACTGAAAGGAGAACCTGTGGAAGTACCTACAACTAACTTATGTGAAGTTTGTCCTAGGGAAAAACCACCAGAAGGATTGGCCATGGATAAAATTTTACGTCAGTTTGAACTGGGAGAACCTGAACCAGAATTATGCTTAATACCACAAGGATTAGTATGTAACGGACCTGCCACAATATCTATCTGTGGAGCAGAATGCCCAAGTATAGGTATTAGATGTCAGGGATGCTACGGACCTACTTTCAACGTAGTAGACCAAGGTGCAAAAATGATAAGTGCTATTGGTTCTGACTTCGGTGTAGAAAGAGATAAAACCGTGGATCCTGAAGAAGTGGCTGAACAATTAGATGATATTGTAGGAACATTCTACACTTATACACTCCCAGCGGCCCTTGTACCCGCTAAAATAAGAAAGGAGGGTAAATAA
- a CDS encoding methyl-viologen-reducing hydrogenase subunit delta, whose product MAEDDVKIVMFCCNWCSYGGADTAGTARMQYPPNVRVIRVMCSGRIEPQFIFKAFREGADGVIVAGCHHGDCHYDAGNYKLDRRMRLIYKLAEDIGIGRERIYHDWISASEGEKFAETVKMMVDRITALGPSPLKEQLAVEA is encoded by the coding sequence ATGGCTGAGGATGATGTGAAGATCGTAATGTTTTGTTGTAATTGGTGCTCCTATGGTGGAGCAGACACTGCAGGTACAGCAAGGATGCAATATCCTCCAAATGTACGTGTAATCAGAGTAATGTGCTCTGGAAGAATCGAACCGCAATTTATTTTTAAGGCCTTCAGAGAAGGTGCAGACGGTGTAATCGTTGCAGGATGTCACCATGGTGACTGTCACTACGACGCAGGAAACTACAAACTAGATAGAAGAATGAGATTAATATACAAACTAGCAGAAGATATAGGCATTGGAAGAGAAAGGATATACCACGACTGGATATCAGCATCAGAAGGAGAAAAATTTGCTGAAACCGTAAAAATGATGGTAGATCGTATAACCGCTCTTGGCCCATCTCCTCTAAAAGAACAATTAGCAGTTGAGGCATAA